Proteins from one Camelina sativa cultivar DH55 chromosome 8, Cs, whole genome shotgun sequence genomic window:
- the LOC109124524 gene encoding transmembrane 9 superfamily member 9-like gives MAMELYRSSRRVQILGSVILLLFIHAAQSFYLPGVAPQDFEKGDELKVKVNKLTSIKTQLPYSYYSLPFCRPKKIVDSTENLGEVLRGDRIENAPYSFKMREAQMCNVLGRVTLDAKSAKAFKEKIDDEYRVNMILDNLPLVVPIERIDPGQGSPSVVYQLGYHIGLKGQYEGSKEQKYFMHNHLAFTVRYHRDVQTDAARIVGFEVKPFSVKHEYEGQWSEKTRLTTCDPHTKRLVVSSATPQEVENKKEIIFTYDVDFQESEVKWASRWDAYLLMSDNQIHWFSIVNSLMIVLFLSGMVAMIMLRTLYRDISRYNELETQEEAQEETGWKLVHGDVFRPPSNSDLLCVYVGTGVQCLGMVLVTMIFAMLGFLSPSNRGGLMTAMLLLWVFMGLFAGYASSRLYKMFKGTEWKRIAFRTAFLFPAVVSAIFFVLNALIWGQKSSGAVPFGTMFALIFLWFGISVPLVFVGAYIGFKKPPLDDPVKTNKIPRQIPEQAWYMNPVFSILIGGILPFGAVFIELFFILTSIWLNQFYYIFGFLFLVFVILMVTCAEITIVLCYFQLCSEDYLWWWRSYLTSGSSAVYLFLYAAFYFFTKLQITKLVSAMLYFGYMLIASYAFFVLTGTIGFYACLWFTRLIYSSVKID, from the exons ATGGCTATGGAATTATATAGAAGTTCAAGGAGAGTACAAATCCTTGGATctgtgattcttcttctcttcatccaTGCCGCTCAATCTTTTTACCTCCCCGGTGTCGCTCCTCAGGATTtcgaaaag GGAGATGAGTTGAAGGTGAAAGTGAACAAGTTGACATCTATTAAGACTCAGCTTCCGTATTCGTATTACTCTCTTCCTTTTTGCCGTCCTAAGAAGATTGTTGACAGTACTGAGAATCTTGGTGAAGTGCTTCGTGGTGACCGGATCGAAAACGCTCCTTATTCG TTTAAAATGCGTGAAGCACAAATGTGTAATGTTCTCGGCCGTGTCACGCTTGATGCCAAGTCTGCCAAGGCATTCAAagagaagattgatgatgagTATCGGGTCAACAT GATCCTTGATAACCTTCCTCTAGTGGTTCCAATTGAAAGAATTGATCCTGGTCAGGGTTCTCCCTCTGTTGTGTATCAGCTAGGCTATCATATCGGTCTTAAAGGGCAGTATGAGGGG AGCAAAGAGCAAAAGTACTTTATGCACAATCACTTGGCTTTCACTGTCCGGTATCACAGAGATGTGCAAACCGATGCTgcaaggattgtgggatttgaggtCAAACCATTCAG TGTCAAGCATGAATACGAGGGACAATGGAGTGAGAAGACCCGTTTGACTACCTGTGATCCTCACACTAAACGCCTGGTTGTTAGCTCAGCTACACCTCAAGAAGTCGAAAACAAGAAGGAAATTATCTTCACATATGATGTTGATTTTCAG GAAAGTGAAGTGAAGTGGGCGTCTAGATGGGATGCTTATCTTCTGATGAGCGACAATCAAATTCACTGGTTCTCTATTGTCAACTCTCTGATGATCGTCCTCTTCCTTTCTGGTATGGTAGCGATGATTATGCTGAGGACCCTTTACCGTGACATTTCACGGTACAACGAGCTTGAGACacaagaagaagctcaagaagagaCTGGGTGGAAACTCGTCCATGGTGATGTGTTCAGACCTCCATCCAATTCAGATCTTCTCTGTGTATATGTTGGCACAGGTGTCCAGTGTTTAGGTATGGTACTTGTCACTATGATCTTTGCCATGCTCGGATTTTTATCACCTTCCAACCGGGGAGGTCTTATGACAGCCATGCTCCTCCTCTGGGTCTTCATGGGCCTCTTTGCCGGTTACGCCTCTTCACGTCTCTACAAAATGTTCAAAGGAACAGAATGGAAGAGAATTGCCTTCAGAACAGCCTTCTTGTTCCCTGCAGTCGTCTCAGCCATCTTCTTTGTCCTAAACGCTCTTATCTGGGGACAAAAATCATCCGGAGCTGTTCCCTTTGGGACGATGTTTGCTCTTATCTTCCTCTGGTTTGGAATCTCAGTCCCTCTTGTCTTTGTTGGAGCTTACATCGGATTCAAGAAGCCACCGCTCGATGACCCCgtgaaaaccaacaaaatcccaCGTCAAATCCCAGAACAAGCTTGGTACATGAACCCAGTTTTCTCAATCCTTATCGGAGGAATCTTACCATTCGGTGCGGTCTTCATCGagctcttcttcatcctcacaTCCATCTGGCTCAACCAGTTCTACTACATCTTCGGTTTCCTATTCCTCGTCTTTGTGATCCTTATGGTCACCTGCGCAGAAATAACCATTGTTCTCTGCTACTTCCAGCTTTGCAGTGAAGACTATCTCTGGTGGTGGAGGTCTTACCTCACCTCAGGTTCTTCTGCGGTCTATCTCTTCCTCTACGCAGCCTTCTATTTCTTCACAAAGCTCCAGATCACTAAGCTCGTCTCGGCAATGCTGTACTTCGGATACATGCTCATCGCCTCTTATGCGTTTTTTGTCCTGACCGGAACAATCGGTTTCTACGCTTGTCTCTGGTTCACAAGGCTCATCTATTCCTCGGTTAAGATCGACTGA